TCTTATATTTCCTAAGAGATAGAGTGAAAGAGGATCCTGATTTTATTGAAAATAATCGAAATGATATCTGTGCCTCTCTTCAAAAAACAATTATTGATATTTTATTAGATAAGCTTAGAAAAGCAGCAAAAGACACTGGTATTAATGATGTTTCCATTGCTGGAGGTGTGTCGGCTAACAAGGGCCTTCGTGCTGCTTTAACCAATGATGCAGAGAGATATGGATGGAACCTTTTTATTCCACCTTTCTCCTTTACCACTGACAACGCTGCAATGATCGCGATCACTGGCTACTATAAGTTCTTAAATAAGGATTTTATCGGTCATGATGCCGCTCCTTATTCGAGAGTTACATTTGACAAGTAGTTACAAAAATATAAATTGATTTGGAAGGGAGTTTTGTAAGATGATGTTTACGAAACTCCTTTTTTATTTTTATAAGATATAAAATGAACATAAAAGTTGAAATAAAATCAATTTTCTCTAAATTTGTAATACTTTAAACAATATATCGTAGATGAACAGTGTAAAGAATAAAATAATAAGTTGTTTTCTATTGCTTGTCTCTCTGATGAGTACTTTAGGAGTCAACATGTTCTTTCATCACTGTTATGAACACGATCATTCTGATTTTGCACTAATTTCTCCATCCAATTGGCATAGCAGTACTGAATGCCTTCGCTTTTATGACTCTCAAGAACAATCATCTTGTCTTAGTGATAAATGCCAATGTGTAGCGCATAAAAGGATCATTCATATTCCTGGGGAAGACCTGTCCAATCATTGTATGGATAAACACTTGTATCTTAAACATAGTGTTATTGATATTACATACTCTCAAATAAGAATCAAAGCACCTGTTTTTGAAGTTTTTCAAAAGGTGGCTATTAAAGTTGAAATGATTAGAGATCTGCTATATAGTTTGGTCTCCAACTTCGAAGATAATGATTTTTTTATCCCTTCAAATGATATATTTAGGGATAATTCTGCGCCCTTGTTTGTAGTACTACAGAACATTAAATACGCCTGTATTAGTTGTTAAATAGTTGAAAGTTAATATTGTATAGAGATGAAATGAATCTCTCTGCATTGTTATGTTGTATTAATAATTATTTTATCAATTAAACTAGAAAATATATGTTTCGTTTGTTTTTGAGTGCATGGCTCTTATTGCTATGTTGTGTCTCTTTTGCAAAAGGTTATAAAGGCAAAGTATTTGAAGTTGCCGATAATGGAGAAAAACTTCCAGTACCAGGTGTTAATGTTGTGGTGAAAGGAACCCAAATTGGTACTGTAACTGGGGCTAATGGCCAATTTATATTAGATACTGATGTAAAGAATGTTATGCTAGTGTTTAGTTATGTTGGTTATCACAAAGTAGAGGTCACTCCTAATGATCCTAATAATATCACTGTTCAGATGGTGCAAGGAGAAACTCTTGATGGAGTAACTATTTCGAAAAGAAGAAAGTCAACAAGTTTTTCTCGTGTTAACCCTATCCAATCTCAGAAAGTATCTGGTGCTGAATTAACAAAATGTGCATGTTGTAATCTGTCAGAGAGTTTTGAGACAAATGCGTCTGTGGATGTCTCTTTTGCTGATGCTGTATCAGGTGCGAAAACGATTAAAATGTTGGGGCTATCAGGTAAGTATTCTCAGATGATGGTTGAGAATATCCCTGCACTTCGTGGTGCTCAAAATAGTTATGGACTGGAATATATACCGGGGACATGGATGCAGTCTATACAGATATCAAAAGGAACTGCCGCTGTTAAGAGTGGTGCTGAATCTATCACTGGTCAGATCAATGTCGAACTAAAAGAGCCAGATGGGGAAGAGAAAGGTTCCTTTTATATGTACGGTAATCAAGATGGGAAGATGGAATGGAATGCCAATTACGCAATGAAGCTTAGTGAACACTGGAGTACCGCTTTCTTTGCCCATTACGAAGATACCTATCGTGAGATGGACAATAACAAGGATGGCTTCTTAGATAGACCCGTGACCCGACAATCCAACTTCTATAATAAATGGAAGTATAAGTCTGATTTTATAAACTGGAAGGTTGGTTTGAGTTATATGGAAGAGACTAGAAATGGGGGACAAGTTAATTATGACCATTTGTTAGAACCCGATCAACAAGAAGTTTATGGTATTGGGCTTGAGTCACAAAAAATGAATGTATACTCAAAGTTAGGGTTTATATTCGACCGTAAAAATACCAGCTTGGGACTTGTTGCGAAGTATGATTATTATACAAGAGATTCTTTTTATGGACATCAATATTACGATATCGATCAGAGCAATATCTATGGCTCTGTCGTTTTTCAGTCATATCTATTTAATGAAAATCATAATTATACAGTAGGAGCTAACTATGTGAATGATCAGAATAAAAACCAAGTACAATTTTCAAATGATAATAGTTTACAGGATGTCGGGTTTGATGAGGAGGTAATTGGAGCTTACTTAGAATATACTTACGCACCAACAGATGATATTACATTCTTGGCTGGTGCTCGATATGATCATAGTAGTTTACATGGTAGTTATTGGACCCCAAGACTTCATTTGCGATGGGCCTTTAATTCCTCTTCAACCATTAGACTATCGGCAGGAAAAGGATATCGTACACCTCAAGCGATAGCAGAAAATAGTAGATATCTTGCTTCTGCTAAAGTATGGCATTTTGATCAAGCTGATCCTATTCAAGAAGAGGCTTGGAATTTTGGGGCAAGCTTAATCAATAATTGGCATCTTTGGGATAAACCTCTGACTTTATCTCTCGATTTTTATCGTACAGAGTTTAAGAATCAGATGGTCGTTGATTTAAATCAATCTCCTTATGATTTGTATCTATATTCGTTGGATGGTTCAAGCTTCTCCAATAGTTTCCAAATAGAGGCACGGTATGAACCTTTTGAACGTTTCGAATTAACTACAGCATTCCGTGTCAATGATGTAGAGATGACTTTTAAAGAGGTTGGTTTGAAAGAGGTTCCAATGATGGCTAAATACAAAGGTTTGGTATCTGCTTCATATAGCACAAATATGCGTAAATGGCAATTTGACCTTACTGCTCAGTTTAATGGTGCACAACAACTTCCTACTTCAGAAGGAAGAGATCCTGTGTATCAACAACCAAGTGAATCGCCTGCCTACACTGTTCTAATGGCTCAAGTAACAAAGAATTATAGAGCATGGAGTTTCTATGTTGGTGGAGAGAACTTAACAAATTATACACAAGATAACCCAATCATTGCTGCGAATGATCCATTCTCTTCTAAAGATTTTGATGCTGCTCAAGTGTGGGGACCTATCTATGGTCGAATGTTCTATTTTGGAATTAAGTATGCTTTTGATTATTAATCTAATATAACTTTTTGCACGATGAAAACACTAAAATTATTATTGCCTATCTTTTTACTTCTTATCAGTTTGTCTCCTTCTTTTGCTAAAAAAGATAAGAAAATTGCAGATGTAACTTATATCTGTTCTATTGATTGTGACCACTGTAAAAAAACAATTTTGAAGAATATACCTTATGAGAAGGGCGTCAAAAATGTGGAGGTGTCTATCCCTACTAAAGAGGTGAAAGTCACTTTTCGAACAGATAAAACGGACATCAAAAAATTAGAGCTTGCTATCGAGAAATTAGGATATGAAGCGGATGTTAAAAAACAAGAAAAAGAGACGAAAACGAAGGACTGTTGCAGTCATAAAAAATAACAAAGTTTACTAGTATCTATAAAAAAGTTTCTACAGATTTGTAGAAACTTTTTTTATAAAACACTAATAACAATGAACCTGAAGATCACACTATTAGCAGTATTGTACTTTCATGTCTTTGCAGTAATGGCTGCAAGAGTCGATACCATCCAAGTTCGCTCTAAAAAGATGAAAAAAGAGGTTCCTAACCTTGTAATACTACCCGAAAATTACACTTCCAAAAAAGAGTATCCTGTACTGTATCTACTGCATGGTGCGACCGATGATTATACTGGATGGATTACGAAATGTCCAGAACTAAAGAACTATGTTGATCGATATAAGATGATTATTGTTTGTCCTGATGGTGCTAGAACTAGTTGGTATTTCGATAGCCCTGTCGACAAGAAGATGCAGTATGAGTCTTATATTACAAAAGATTTGGTATCTTATATTGATAGTCATTATAGTACTATTGACAATGTAAAAGGACGTGCCATTACTGGACTAAGTATGGGTGGACATGGTGCTTTATATTTGGCTTTTCGTCATCAAGATATATGGGGAGCTGTAGGAAGTATGAGTGGAGGGGTCGACTTTACTCCATTCCCATTAAATTGGGACATCGCAAAACGTCTTGGTTCTTATGCTTCAAACCATGAGGTTTGGGCGAAAAATACGGTTCTTTCACAAGTATATCTTTTGACAAAGAGCTCATTAAAGATCACTTTCGATTGTGGTAAGGATGATTTCTTCTATCCGATGAATGTAAAGTTACACGAAAAACTAGATTATTATAATATTCCTCATGACTTCGCTGTAAGGCCAGGAAGACACAATTGGAAATATTGGTGTAACTCTATTAAATATCACCTTATCTTTATGAACAACTATTTTAATCAATAAAAAAAGAGAGAGCGATAACAAACTGTTATCGCTCTCTCTTTTCTTATATAGTGAAAAAATTAATCTTCTGCTATTACTAAGTCTTCAAGTGAAGTCATAATATCTTTATCAACTAAGATACGTCCACAATACTCACAAACAATAATTTTTTTACGAGATGCGATATCCAAATGTCTTTGAGGTGGGATTTTGTTAAAACAACCACCACATGCATCACGCTGAACTGTAACTACAGCCAACCCGTTACGTGCATTTGATCGGATACGTTTAAACGCAGTAAGTAGACGCTCTTCGATAGGTTCTTCTATCTTAGATGCTTTATTTGCAAGAAGATCTTCTTCAACAGCTGTTTCAGCAGAGATATCTTCTAGCTCTTTTTTCTTATTCTTAAGATCAATACCACGGTCATCAAATCTCACCTTAGCTTCTTTTATCTGCTGTGACTTGATTTTTGCTTCCGCACTAAACTCTTTGATTCTTTTCTCAGCTAACTCAATTTCCAATGTTTGAAACTCTATCTCTTTAGACAATGAGTCGAATTCACGGTTGTTGCGAACATTATTTTGTTGCTCCGTGTATTTTTTAATCAACTCTTGTGACTCTTTGATTGAGTTCTTCTTGTTTGTTACAGAAGTGTCAATGCTCTTAACCTCTTCCTTATATTTAGCGATACGAGTCTCAAGACCTGCTAATTCGTCTTCTAAATCTTGTACTTCAAGAGGAAGTTCTCCACGAAGTGTTTTGATTTTATCAATTTCAGAAACTACAGACTGAAGTTCGTAAAGTGCTTTAAGTTTTTCTTCAACCGTAATTTCCATTTCTCCGGATCTTGTATTTTGCAGATTCATCTCTAAATTATTTATATTGTCCGACCATATACTCCGCTACAAGTATTGTAATGATTGCAGAGAGTCAATGTCTTGATAAAAATTTTTCTAACTTAAATTTTTAATGAATGTTACTATGTTACTTTTCTCCAATAAAGTAATTTATTGCATTTGAAGATATACTTGACATTCGAACTGCAAAGTTAGGGAATTTTTTTGTAAGTATTTCATAAAAAACCTCTTTAGTAAACTGTTCGCTTTCAAAATGACCAATATCAGCAATTATAATCTTATTCTCGGCATTAAAAAAGTCATGATACTTTACATCTCCCGTAATAAAGATATCCGCATTGTGTCGTATCGCATCGTTTAAAAATCCGACACCTGAACCACCACAAACTGCTACTTTCTCAATTTTAGACTTACAAACATGAGAGTGTTTAATTACTGGAATATCAAATGTCTTATTTAGAAGTTGTAAAAATTCATTCGTGTCCATTGGTTCACTTAGTGTTCCTACCATTCCTAATCCAGAAGTTGTCTCTTTTCGTTGAGTTTCAACTAAATCGTATGCCACCTCTTCATAAGGGTGTGACTCCTTCAGAGTGTTAATAAAATGGGTTAACTCACTTTGTCTAACCAAACATTCAAATCGAATTTTTTCTACTGATTCAATTTTATTTTCTGTTCCTATATATGGATTTGCTCCTTTTAGAGGGCGAAATTGTCCTATCCCTTCCGTGGTAAAACTACAACAATCGTATTGACCAATATGACCAAATCCATTTTCTGTAAGAGCATTCGTAACCTCTTTGATATGGGTTCTAGGGATGAATGTTGTGAATTTTAATATCTTGCTGTAATTTGGTCGTAAAATCTCTTGGTTTTGAAGTCCAATCTTATCCGCAATCTTACTATTTACTCCACCAAAAACAGAATCCATATTGGTATGAGAGGCATATAATGCAATGTTGTTTTTAATTGCTTTCATTACACATCTTTCCACCATATTCTTTCCATTAATCTTTTTCAGTCCAGAAAAAATAATAGGGTGATGTGCAATAATAACATTGAACCCATTATCTATAGCTTCATCAATAATCTCTTCCGTCACGTCTAAAGTAAGTAATACGCCAGTTGCTTCCATTTCAGGATCTCCAACGATAAGGCCTGCATTGTCATATGACTCTTGAAGATTAAGAGGGGCTAATACCTCTAATACCTCAATTATGTGTTGTGTTTTGATCATGTACTTTCTCTTTTTTATCCATTTGATCCTTGAGTTGAATCAATTGTTTTCTGATGTCGAGGAGTTTTGTTATTATATGTGCGGTAGGATTTTCCGTCTCCTCTGTCTCTTTTAACTTGATTTGTGCCCCTTTTAATGTAAGTCCTTTTTCTTTGACCAAATGATAGATCAATTTAAAATTTTCTATATCTTTTGTGGTAAAGAGTCTATTGCCTTTCTTATTTTTATGAGGCTTAATTTGTTTAAAAGTGTTTGACCAATATCGAATTAGAGATACATTGACATCAAACATCAGTGCCACTTCACCAATCGTGTAGTATGTTTTGAGGTCTTTCATAAAGGTGAAAATCAATAATTATTCACTGAAATAGTATTCTAAAGATACAAATCAAAGTACAGTAAACTACAAGAATATTAGGAAATATTATTAGTCAAATGACTGTCCCATATTGGTAGAGTACTCAATCATCTTCTCATATTCCTCTGCTGTAAGGTCTTGGAAATAGTAGTTTTGAGGGTTTACAGCTCTCTTGTTTTTGTGTACCTCATAGTGAAGGTGAGGACCAGTAGATTTACCTGTGCTTCCTACATATCCGATTACATCTCCACGGTGTACACGTTGTCCCTTTTTTACATTGAACTTACTCATGTGTGCGTAAAGAGTCTCGTAGCCATATTCATGGTCGACAAGAATGTGAAGGCCATATCCTACCTTACTTCGAATGACTCTCTTCACCACTCCATTCCCTGTCGCAAATATCTCTGTTCCTATCGGAGCAGAGAAGTCCATTCCATAGTGAAATTTAGGAATCTTATAAATTGGATCCACTCGCATTCCCCATCCAGAAGCAGCTCTTTTAAGGTCTTTGTTTGAAATTGGTTGTATCGAAGGAATACATGTCAACATCTTTTCCTTGTTTAAAGCCATATCTAACACCTTATTATAGCTCTTAGATTGAATGTATAACTGCTTGAAAAGAGTGTTAATTTTAAGAGATGTCTCTTTCATCAAATCTTCGTCATTTATATTTGACAACTCAGCAAATTTATTGATGTCGTCAAAATTTGACTCTTTGAGTTTTGATGGTATTGGGTCTGCCTCGAAGATAACACGGTATATGTTATTGTCCCTATATTGAATGTCATTTAGGATCTCAGACATCTGTTTCATGTCTTTATTCATCAGAACAAACTTATTTTTAAGCTTGTCATTCCTTTGAATTAAATCACGTTCTTTTCCTGTTTCGAAAACTTTTGTGGTCACGAAAGAGATGATCAATGCAAAGAGAAAACTAGTACCTAAGAAGTAGAGTGTTTTTTTGAATTTCTCCTTAAAATTAACTTCTACTTTGTCGTAACTTAGTGTTTCCGGGTTAAACCTATAATTATCATTGGCCATGAACGAATGATTTTTATCGTATTCTATTGAGTAATTTTACTGAAATAATCTAAATTTGCAAGCATTGAAGAATATTCCTTATTGTTGACTAACGGACAAATGTAATAAAAAAATATTCTTCGTTGCGTTTCATTCCATGTAAATGGAATATTATTGAAGATAAAAATTAATTATAATAAAAAATACAGTATCGTGAATTCAAAAGAGATTAGGCAAACCTTTTTAGATTTTTTTGCTTCAAAAGGGCATGAAATCGTACCATCTGCTCCGATGGTTGTAAAAAATGATCCTACGTTGATGTTTACCAATGCGGGGATGAATCAGTTTAAAGACATCTTTCTTGGTAATTCCGCCGCCAAATCTTCAAGAGTCACCGACACCCAAAAATGTTTACGTGTTTCAGGAAAACATAATGATTTAGAAGAGGTCGGACACGATACTTATCACCACACGATGTTCGAAATGTTGGGTAATTGGTCTTTTGGCGATTACTTCAAAGAAGATGCGATTAATTGGGCATGGGAACTGTTGGTGGAAAAATTAGGTGTTTCTGAAGATCGTCTATATGTAACTGTGTTCGAAGGGGCAAAAGAGGATCAAGTACCTTTTGATCAAGGTGCGTATGATATCTGGAAAAAACACCTCCCTGTTTCTCGTATTATCAACGGAAATAAAAAAGATAATTTTTGGGAGATGGGTGAGACAGGTCCTTGTGGTCCTTGTTCAGAAGTTCATATTGATATCCGTTCTGATGAAGACCGACAAGCAGTGGATGGTTTAACTTTAGTGAACCAAGATCATCCTCAGGTAATTGAGATATGGAACCTTGTCTTTATGCAGTTTAATCGTAAAGCGGATGGATCTTTGGAACCGCTTCCTAAAACGCATGTCGATACAGGAATGGGATTCGAACGTCTTTGTATGGTACTACAAGGAAAACAATCTAATTATGATACCGATCTATTTACTCCTCTTATTGGTAAACTAGAGCAACTTTCTGGAAAGAAATATAATGAAGACCTGAAGGTGGATATTGCGATGAGAGTGATCAGTGATCATATTCGTACTGTTACTTTTGCTATTGCAGACGCCCAACTACCATCCAACAATAAAGCAGGTTATGTAATTCGTAGAATCTTACGTCGTGCTGTGCGTTATGGCTACACTTTTCTCGGTTTCCGTCGTGCATTTATGTTTGAATTGGTAGATGTGCTTACAGAAGTGATGGGAGAGGCATTCCCTGAAATTGTACTGCAGAAAGAGCTTATTGTTAAAGTTACAAAAGAGGAGGAAGATTCATTCCTTAGAACTCTTGATACTGGTATTCGTCTTTTAGAGCGTATCATGGTTGAATCGGAGAAGAGTGGAAATAAGAAGGTAGAAGGCACTGTTGCTTTTGAACTATATGACACTTATGGTTTCCCTCTAGATTTGACTGAGTTGATCGCTCGCGAGCACAATATGGAAGTAGATATTGAAGGTTTTAACCAAGCTATGGAGGTACAAAAGAGTCGTTCTCGTAATGCTGCTGCACAAGAGCTTTCTGATTGGACTTTTGTTCGTGACGAGATGGATTCTAAGTTTGTGGGTTATGATACTACTAGTACTACATTAAATATATTAAGATATCGACAAGTAAAACAGAAGAAGAAGTCATTCTTCCAAGTGGTATTTGATGTGACTCCTTTCTATGGAGAATCGGGAGGACAGGTTGGAGATATGGGGTATATCGAAGCAGCAGGAAATAAGTACTCTGTTGTGGATACTAAAAAAGAGAATAACTTGACTGTTCATATCCTTGAGACATTGCCTGAGAATGTAGATGCAGAGTTTCTAGGAGTTGTAGATGTGGATAAACGTTTGGATATTACAAACAATCATACTGCTACTCATATTCTAGATTATGCTCTTAGACAAGTGTTGGGATCGCATGTAGAACAAAAAGGTTCATTGGTTACAGCAGACAATCTTCGTTTTGACTTTTCTCACTTTCAGAAAGTGACAGAAGAGGAGTTAATCCAAGTGCAAGAGGTCGCAAACCAAATCATTCGTGCAAACTATAATCAAGAAGAGTTTCGTTCTATCCCAATGAGTGAGGCTGAAGAGATGGGTGCTATTGCTCTTTTTGGAGAGAAATATGGAGATCATGTTCGTGTAATTAAGTTTGGAGATAGTCTTGAACTTTGTGGAGGTACTCATGCAAAAGCAACAGGTCAAATTGGATCTTTTGTGATTGTTTCTGAATCTTCTATCTCTGCTGGGGTACGCCGTATTGAAGCTATCACTGCCAAAAAAGCGGAAGCGTATCATCAGGATCAGGCAAATTTAATGAAAGAGGTTAAGGCTATTCTGAACAATCCAAAAGATATTACTGCTGCTATTCAAAATTTATTGAAAGAGAATGCTGCATCTGCTAAAATTGTTGAGGCATTCCAAAAAGAGGTGGCACAGCAAGTGAAGAAAGATCTTGTAGCTTCCATGAAAGAGGTGAATGGAATGAATCTTGTCGAAGGAGTTGTCTCTGTAGATTCTGCCGGTGCATTAAAAGATATTGCTTTCCAATTAAAAGGTGAGATCGAGAATTTATGTTTTATTGTTGGTGCAAACCTAGGTGGAAAACCAAACTTAACTGTGATGATTTCTGAAAACCTTGTGAAGGAAAAAGGGTTACATGCAGGACAAATTATTCGTGAGGTAGCTAAAAAAATCCAAGGTGGAGGTGGTGGTCAACCATTCTTCGCAACAGCTGGAGGAAAGAATGTAGATGGACTTGCAGAAGCGGTTCAAGATGCAGTCGCTATTGTCTGTAAATAACTTATTTAACTTAAAAGAAGATGGATAAGAAAAGTGCATTTGAAATATTAGATTCACAAAGATATGGTATCCCTTATGAAGCAATTCAGTTTCTTTGTGAGATGGAACTAAATAACGAGATCGAATCTGTAATTATTGAGCGTATTAAGAAAGCTTATAATGAGGATGTGATACTTGGAAATAGTGATACTCAAACATATCATGCTGCTTTATGGTATGCTATTGTCGCGGAGAAACATCTTACGATGGAGCTTGTTGAGTGGATTGCAAAGCTATTTTCGACCGAAGCTATTCCTGATTGGGATATGTTGAATGAGCAGTTACTCTTTCTTGTGGGAGCTGCTTGTGAAAAGTATCCTGAAGCAGTTGATCTATTTTTAGATTCTATCGCAAAAGCAGTGAAACTTGATGATCCGAAGCCTCCTTACATGTACCTTTATGAGTCTGTCTTTTTTATCACCACAGAGAGCCAAAAAGAGAAAGTTAAGGAACTTTTGAAATGCAATATCGATCGTAAATCGCTATTTTCGGTTATGCTTGCAGAGAAGGGATATGATTGGGCGAAAGATCTTATTCAAGATCTTGCAAACAAACATGGAGAGAATCATAAGCAGGGGAGTGAAGCGTTTCATACAGCAGAAGAGTATCGTTATGCTCTTTCTCTGTTCGAAAAGAGTGGAAGACCTCAGTGTTTCTATCTGATGAGAACAGATTGGCAAACTCATTACAAAGGGCTTGAAGCAATGTTCGACGAACAAGAAGCCCCTACTTTAATGGACCTAGCTAATGTTGGTAGAAATGATCCTTGTCCTTGTGGTTCAGGGAAAAAATATAAAAAATGCTGCTTAAGAAATTAAGTATATTCAAATAACTATTGTAGAAGGTGTTCTCTGTTAGAGAACACCTTTCTTGTTTTTTATCCCTTGTATAATATGTTGTAGGGGAGAAGGTGGTTTTCATTGTTCTGTAGGTTGGAATGTTTTTATTTATTTGTCCGTACCTATTTATTTGTTTATTTTAGATGAAAAGTAGTGGTCTACAGAATGATTGAGATAGGGATGAACCGTATCTTCGTTACCCTTTGGTTACCCTTTAGTTACCCTTTAGTTACCCTTTGGTTACTCTAGGGGTAACCAAAGGGTAACGAAGATGTAGGGAATATGTAAATAATATACGGAACAAACTAGGTCTATTTACGACCGGATTACTCTATTGACACTGTGTTGTGATATGCTATAATAGATTGTATTATTTTTTGTAGGAGTGATTGGTCATTCTTTGTGTTTCGTCTATAAGTAAGCTTATGAAACACTCATACATATTGGTCTAAATTTAGGCAGTATAGCTGTTGTACTTTGCTAGAAACAAAAAAAGGCTATCTCACACCGAGTGAGATAGCCCTATAGAATTATGATATTGAAAGAAGAGATTAGAACGATTCCTCAATAAAATGTTGTAATGTCCTTGAGTCTTTAGACATATAATGTGAGAAATCCTCCGAAGTAAATTCCGCTTTTCCTTGCTTAATACGGTTGCACACAGCACTCATTTGTATAATAAGTTGTATAGAGAACTTCTCCTTTACTTTGTCTCTTATAAATTTGATTGCGGAAGGCTTAGTATAAGTAATTTTTTGTCCCATCTGCTTTGAGATCATCTCTGATACGTCGAAAAAGCTATAGGCTTTATCTCCAGTAATCTCCAACTCTTTGTTCTCGAACTTATTATT
The Prolixibacteraceae bacterium DNA segment above includes these coding regions:
- a CDS encoding TonB-dependent receptor: MFRLFLSAWLLLLCCVSFAKGYKGKVFEVADNGEKLPVPGVNVVVKGTQIGTVTGANGQFILDTDVKNVMLVFSYVGYHKVEVTPNDPNNITVQMVQGETLDGVTISKRRKSTSFSRVNPIQSQKVSGAELTKCACCNLSESFETNASVDVSFADAVSGAKTIKMLGLSGKYSQMMVENIPALRGAQNSYGLEYIPGTWMQSIQISKGTAAVKSGAESITGQINVELKEPDGEEKGSFYMYGNQDGKMEWNANYAMKLSEHWSTAFFAHYEDTYREMDNNKDGFLDRPVTRQSNFYNKWKYKSDFINWKVGLSYMEETRNGGQVNYDHLLEPDQQEVYGIGLESQKMNVYSKLGFIFDRKNTSLGLVAKYDYYTRDSFYGHQYYDIDQSNIYGSVVFQSYLFNENHNYTVGANYVNDQNKNQVQFSNDNSLQDVGFDEEVIGAYLEYTYAPTDDITFLAGARYDHSSLHGSYWTPRLHLRWAFNSSSTIRLSAGKGYRTPQAIAENSRYLASAKVWHFDQADPIQEEAWNFGASLINNWHLWDKPLTLSLDFYRTEFKNQMVVDLNQSPYDLYLYSLDGSSFSNSFQIEARYEPFERFELTTAFRVNDVEMTFKEVGLKEVPMMAKYKGLVSASYSTNMRKWQFDLTAQFNGAQQLPTSEGRDPVYQQPSESPAYTVLMAQVTKNYRAWSFYVGGENLTNYTQDNPIIAANDPFSSKDFDAAQVWGPIYGRMFYFGIKYAFDY
- a CDS encoding heavy-metal-associated domain-containing protein; this translates as MKTLKLLLPIFLLLISLSPSFAKKDKKIADVTYICSIDCDHCKKTILKNIPYEKGVKNVEVSIPTKEVKVTFRTDKTDIKKLELAIEKLGYEADVKKQEKETKTKDCCSHKK
- a CDS encoding esterase family protein; translated protein: MNLKITLLAVLYFHVFAVMAARVDTIQVRSKKMKKEVPNLVILPENYTSKKEYPVLYLLHGATDDYTGWITKCPELKNYVDRYKMIIVCPDGARTSWYFDSPVDKKMQYESYITKDLVSYIDSHYSTIDNVKGRAITGLSMGGHGALYLAFRHQDIWGAVGSMSGGVDFTPFPLNWDIAKRLGSYASNHEVWAKNTVLSQVYLLTKSSLKITFDCGKDDFFYPMNVKLHEKLDYYNIPHDFAVRPGRHNWKYWCNSIKYHLIFMNNYFNQ
- a CDS encoding Nif3-like dinuclear metal center hexameric protein, whose product is MIKTQHIIEVLEVLAPLNLQESYDNAGLIVGDPEMEATGVLLTLDVTEEIIDEAIDNGFNVIIAHHPIIFSGLKKINGKNMVERCVMKAIKNNIALYASHTNMDSVFGGVNSKIADKIGLQNQEILRPNYSKILKFTTFIPRTHIKEVTNALTENGFGHIGQYDCCSFTTEGIGQFRPLKGANPYIGTENKIESVEKIRFECLVRQSELTHFINTLKESHPYEEVAYDLVETQRKETTSGLGMVGTLSEPMDTNEFLQLLNKTFDIPVIKHSHVCKSKIEKVAVCGGSGVGFLNDAIRHNADIFITGDVKYHDFFNAENKIIIADIGHFESEQFTKEVFYEILTKKFPNFAVRMSSISSNAINYFIGEK
- a CDS encoding MerR family transcriptional regulator; the protein is MKDLKTYYTIGEVALMFDVNVSLIRYWSNTFKQIKPHKNKKGNRLFTTKDIENFKLIYHLVKEKGLTLKGAQIKLKETEETENPTAHIITKLLDIRKQLIQLKDQMDKKEKVHDQNTTHN
- a CDS encoding M23 family metallopeptidase is translated as MANDNYRFNPETLSYDKVEVNFKEKFKKTLYFLGTSFLFALIISFVTTKVFETGKERDLIQRNDKLKNKFVLMNKDMKQMSEILNDIQYRDNNIYRVIFEADPIPSKLKESNFDDINKFAELSNINDEDLMKETSLKINTLFKQLYIQSKSYNKVLDMALNKEKMLTCIPSIQPISNKDLKRAASGWGMRVDPIYKIPKFHYGMDFSAPIGTEIFATGNGVVKRVIRSKVGYGLHILVDHEYGYETLYAHMSKFNVKKGQRVHRGDVIGYVGSTGKSTGPHLHYEVHKNKRAVNPQNYYFQDLTAEEYEKMIEYSTNMGQSFD
- the alaS gene encoding alanine--tRNA ligase, whose protein sequence is MNSKEIRQTFLDFFASKGHEIVPSAPMVVKNDPTLMFTNAGMNQFKDIFLGNSAAKSSRVTDTQKCLRVSGKHNDLEEVGHDTYHHTMFEMLGNWSFGDYFKEDAINWAWELLVEKLGVSEDRLYVTVFEGAKEDQVPFDQGAYDIWKKHLPVSRIINGNKKDNFWEMGETGPCGPCSEVHIDIRSDEDRQAVDGLTLVNQDHPQVIEIWNLVFMQFNRKADGSLEPLPKTHVDTGMGFERLCMVLQGKQSNYDTDLFTPLIGKLEQLSGKKYNEDLKVDIAMRVISDHIRTVTFAIADAQLPSNNKAGYVIRRILRRAVRYGYTFLGFRRAFMFELVDVLTEVMGEAFPEIVLQKELIVKVTKEEEDSFLRTLDTGIRLLERIMVESEKSGNKKVEGTVAFELYDTYGFPLDLTELIAREHNMEVDIEGFNQAMEVQKSRSRNAAAQELSDWTFVRDEMDSKFVGYDTTSTTLNILRYRQVKQKKKSFFQVVFDVTPFYGESGGQVGDMGYIEAAGNKYSVVDTKKENNLTVHILETLPENVDAEFLGVVDVDKRLDITNNHTATHILDYALRQVLGSHVEQKGSLVTADNLRFDFSHFQKVTEEELIQVQEVANQIIRANYNQEEFRSIPMSEAEEMGAIALFGEKYGDHVRVIKFGDSLELCGGTHAKATGQIGSFVIVSESSISAGVRRIEAITAKKAEAYHQDQANLMKEVKAILNNPKDITAAIQNLLKENAASAKIVEAFQKEVAQQVKKDLVASMKEVNGMNLVEGVVSVDSAGALKDIAFQLKGEIENLCFIVGANLGGKPNLTVMISENLVKEKGLHAGQIIREVAKKIQGGGGGQPFFATAGGKNVDGLAEAVQDAVAIVCK